The following proteins are encoded in a genomic region of Triticum dicoccoides isolate Atlit2015 ecotype Zavitan chromosome 1B, WEW_v2.0, whole genome shotgun sequence:
- the LOC119348973 gene encoding uncharacterized protein LOC119348973 translates to MEAAADEEQEGLSAQSPAQAPPSSASSLPKEQSQVELELRLLQALEFYPPSKLKGIHRHFILYGLMEYLRKSLDRQFSADEVLQLLDRFFNLEMLKPDDEEKDNFGQAEEFALPDNFFKKEE, encoded by the exons ATGGAGGCGGCCGCCGACGAGGAGCAGGAGGGGCTGTCCGCGCAGTCGCCGGCGCAGGCGCCACCTTCATCAGCGTCCTCCCTTCCAAAG GAGCAGTCGCAGGTGGAGCTGGAGCTGAGGCTGCTCCAGGCTCTCGAGTTCTACCCTCCCTCCAAACTGAAAG GGATCCATCGCCACTTCATTCTCTACGGCCTCATGGAATACTTGAGAAAAAG CCTTGACAGACAATTCTCCGCGGATGAAGTTCTGCAACTGCTTGACCGCTTCTTCAACCTAGAAATGCTG AAACCAGATGACGAGGAGAAGGATAACTTTGGTCAGGCGGAGGAATTCGCCTTGCCAGACAATTTTTTCAAGAAGGAAGAATGA